AGGTGGAATGTGTTGGAGAGTTGTTGGGTGACGGGAGGTGGTTGGTATTGTTGCAGCGTTGATGGCGACATGATGCATGCCGCAAATGTTGTAAAGGGTGCAATCTAAAGCATGGTTTATGTCTTGTTTGGTGTGCTACTTTGTTGGGACGTCGGTGTTTGCAACGAAGATGGTGCTCCGTTGGTGGTTTGAAATGTTATCGGTGGCAACAGTTGTATGGTTTGTTGTGGATTGTTAATTACCTAGAAAACAGGCTGCAACAGGGTTGTACTGAGGTTATTTTGTTTGTCGGTTGGAAAAAAATTGGCGGTGTTGTGCTACTAAGGATAGACGTCAGGTATTGGTTATGGAGTGTGTTTTGGAGTTGTGCCATCGCTAACGATGGCGTTTGGCCATCGGACGACGGTACATCATTTGTGGTTATTGGTCGTATCGGGCTGTTCTGTTGCCCTGAGGGTTCAACGCTGGTTTCGTTCATCATTCTAGGGGTGAGCCAGAGTGTggttttttttatcatttgtCACACAACAAACGGCGCCCAATGATGCGACATTGGTTCCAATCACCGACTCTCAGATTGCTTGTTGTCGTCAGAAGGCTCTACAAAGTCACAATAAGGAAAGTCGTCATTTGTTTACCGGGAGAAGGTCCCTGGAagacgctccgacggtcaagtcagTAGGGGATATCTCGCTGAGAGTTATAAGTATTGAGATAGATTACTTACCTCTCAAGTTAGGGCGGGGCCCCTTTTATACTAGGGATACCTGTTGTTCCATACGGGGAGCAGGGACTGTAGTTCCGTTAGGATCCGCTACTCTGATTGGCTAATCGTGTCCCTTGTTGTGTCAAGACCAACGAGTCGCTCAGGCGTTAGTGCTATAGGCGTACTCTTTGTCGTTTGGAGCTATTGCATTTGTCATGTAGCAGGAATACTCCTGGTGAGGTCGAACTTCTGGCGCGTGCGTTCCACCCTAAGGGAACGCCCGAGCGCTAAAGCCCTTACTGAGACATCCAGGTCGGGCCTGGCTGGGCTAATTGGAGGATCCTTCGACCTGAGGATCCTGCTTCTGGCCCACGCTAGGAGGCACGtcatcagaatatatatatatatatatatatatatatatatatatatatatatatatatatatatatataatttatttgttTGTTACAATTTTGGAAGAAGAAAAACTGTTCTTTAACAAATGAACTTGAAGATATGGTCTTAGAAATGATACCTCATTTAATTGACATGATGAATGATGGTGGGTTCCTATTTTTTTGTGCGATATGTTAATAGGGTAGGTTTATACGTTTTGGTATAGGGTGGTTCTCATTTTTTGGTGCTATTTGTTGTTTTTTCCCCGGATATTTTATTGGGCAATGTATAGCATTTTCTAATGCCATTTGTGAACCGCatcaaaaaataatattattttttgatGCTATATTTGTTGATGCCTTTTTATTAGGGGTATTCGTTTGGATGTATCGGTTTGATTCGATTcaattaagtaaatccaaatttATTTCAGTTTTCAAAATACggatccaaatagtccaaactgAAATCAaatttgatccgatccaatccaattacaattcggttggatcggttttttttattcggtttttcaaaaaccagaacattttaaaatgatgtataattataatataatccAACTTTTAAACAAGAagtaaaaacaaattatttagttgtgattaaaaatttataaacaattacTAATAATGTATATTATAGTTTAACATTCAATAAATAAAagaacttttgagagaaaattcatattaatgttttttattagttgaaactttttgaacttatttgaaaaaacaaattataaaactaaataaataataaattgttattcggttttttggactattcggttcttattttataatccaaaaccaatccgaaattcaaaataataattcggttttgttgtaAACCAATCAAAAAATCCGagtatccgaaccaaatagtccaatccaaattatccaattggacaattcggttttatctaaTTAGTGAACAGCCCTACTTTTTATACTGTATTAACAAATAATACTAATACTAACGGTATTATTTAACCTCTTCTGTACCAGTGATAACCTCTACTATACTAGTGATAGTGCTTTCAAGTTTCAACATTGATCCGTGTTAGTTTTTTTAATAGCAATGCATTAAAAACCAAAAGAAAGCCTGAATTTCATCAACACTTTGTTGTGGCTGATTTTCTCTGGTATACACAAAATTCCTGAGAAATGTCTTTGAATAGAATTAATATTTGTCAAAGATCTCTTCATACAAAAATTAATTTGCGACAGTCATGAAGATAATTCTTCTTCGGTAGCCTGCATTTTTAATATTCTATCGCTGCTCAAATTCTGTGTGGCTGATGGAGAATTTTCGTGGGCATGCCTTGGGGGAGATGACCAGAAATGCCTAGGTGGAACTTGTAATGATTGAAAGCTTCCTTCCAACATCTCTACAACTTTACTTATAGATGGCCGATCTGATGGATCTGACTGGATGCACCACAGGCTCACCATCACCAACTTCCTagccaattcctcttcttcttcagttGTCACCCCATCAACCCCTAGATTATCTCCGCTTTCTACTTTCTTGTATATCCAATCCGGGAAATATGCTTCACTCATGCTTGTGTCGTTAGAGTTGTTCTTTTTATGTGCACCTGTCATTTCAAGAACCATCATCCCATAGCTATATACATCTGATTTGTGAGATGCACCTCCAAGACTCTTGAAAAATACTTCAGGAGCCATGTATCCAGTGGTACCTCTTGCACCTGTTACAGATACAATACTCTCCTTGCTCTTCCACAACTTAGCCAGTCCGAAATCAGatatttttgggacaaattcttcGTCCAATAGAATGTTGTGAGGCTTTATGTCAAAGTGCACAATCCTTGTGTTGCAATCTTGATGTAGGTACTCCAGACCTCTTGCAATCCCTTTTGCAATTTGGAATAATGTGTTCCAGTCTAAATGGGATCCATCACCACGAAGAAACTTATCCAAAGATCCATTTGGCATAAACTCATACATGAGGGCTCTTTTCTTTCCATCAAAGCAGAATCCTAACAGTTTCACTATGTTGACATGAGAAGTTCTACCAATGCTAGCGACTTCATTAATGAAATCATTTCCGTCTCCAATGGCATTACCCAAGAGCTTTACTGCAATTAGTTGCCCATCAGACATTTGTCCTTTGTAGACACTTCCAAATCCTCCTTGCCCCAGTTTGTCATGGAACGAGTTTGTCATTGTCTTGATTTGTGAGTACTTGAATCTATTTGGGGCCATAGTCCCATAGCTCCTTATGAATATTTCTATTTGATGATTTCTGGTGGTTCCCTGTTGTCGATACCCAATGCAACCTTATGTTAGGGAACTGGGATAATTTTATGTAGAAACTTTAACATATATATTCTTTTGAGATCCTTACCAGAAAATTAAACTTTCCATTTAGCCGAAGAGCACCTAGAGATTCCCATAACCTCTTTTTTCTATATAGAATGACAAACATCACGAATAAGATGCCAACAACGCTGCATGAAATGCCTACACATAGTTTTCCATGATCATTAAATGCATCTAAAAAATGTAGTATCATTTCTCCTATGGTCCATCGAAAATTATAggaggtatacttgtatattcaTAGTAAAACTCTTCAAAAATGTGTGCTTGGCTAAACAATGAGAAAACCTTGTCTACTTACCAATTATAAGCTTCCTTGCAGCTCCTTTGGATTCTGTTTGAGAAAAAAAAGGTAACATTAATCTTAGTTGAACTTATATTGATGGAGATCAAAATTGAAATAATCTAAAGGTAAAAGGTATGAAGGAAAATTAGCAAAGTAAAGCATGTGTGAATGAGTCTTTATATTGAGGGACAAGTAAAACAAAGACCGGTAAGTAAATCCCCCCTGTGGATGTTGTATTAGTGTTTAAACACTTCAACAAACGATTTAgacaattacacacaaaagtagtaATGCAAAACAAAAAACAAGAACACGATCAATTTGTATAGTTCACATGGTCAAAGTGATTGGCTACATCTACacggagagagatagagagagagagagagagagagagatttattgaTTTCTACCGACAAAACCAATAAGGTCAAGCTCGCTAACTCTTATAAATCTGGACCACTACACATTTCATGTTGAATGTGATAAAAAAAGGTAGTCCATAAAAAATATATTCTTGTGGCACTGCCCCTTGACCACTGCCGGTTGGTTTCGGAGCGGGACAACCTTAGACTCTACAACTTAACAATCTCCTGGTTGGAGGTTGGTGAACAAATATACTGATACATTCTAGAACTTTATaaaccatctctctctctctctctctggttgGAGGTTGGTGAACATATGTGTTCTATTCTTTATTCAAAAGATTCTTCTTCGGATTCAGAGTCTCGTCACTTATAAGTTCTCATATAAAGTGGTGCCTCATCTAAATGTGTTGTATCCTATTGTCAAAAAACCAGATTCTATCCACCAAGTGAACTGCTCTTTGTTTTTCATAACGCAATACAAAATATGTATTATGCATCCCTAGTTATGATaagaagttcttcaaccatataatatatttgttttcttctaaaatcttCATATACACTTTTTCTATGGTTGAAAGAGCAATACTC
The genomic region above belongs to Lactuca sativa cultivar Salinas chromosome 4, Lsat_Salinas_v11, whole genome shotgun sequence and contains:
- the LOC111917890 gene encoding LEAF RUST 10 DISEASE-RESISTANCE LOCUS RECEPTOR-LIKE PROTEIN KINASE-like 2.5, translating into MKTHLHLSPGLLAFTVLIVIYSPVIWCQETRPYDVCFESVECGELRLEYPFWGLDRPAYCGHPGFQLICQSNVPLLNYESVNYRVLDTDTSTQMITIARNDLWETSCPRFLYDTSYNSTLFNRDNFPQLNVSLFYGCNSSSAVIPLSANYRFSCNVNETQSDSYFIRNDQLIPSVANFLDQCQNRIDVPVNQSSTARLAAGAATTDDLRSGLTAGFQLQWTANNNECDRCIRSDGQCGSNSTSPDLFACYCANGNFSLTCNNSDGGGESKGAARKLIIGISCSVVGILFVMFVILYRKKRLWESLGALRLNGKFNFLGTTRNHQIEIFIRSYGTMAPNRFKYSQIKTMTNSFHDKLGQGGFGSVYKGQMSDGQLIAVKLLGNAIGDGNDFINEVASIGRTSHVNIVKLLGFCFDGKKRALMYEFMPNGSLDKFLRGDGSHLDWNTLFQIAKGIARGLEYLHQDCNTRIVHFDIKPHNILLDEEFVPKISDFGLAKLWKSKESIVSVTGARGTTGYMAPEVFFKSLGGASHKSDVYSYGMMVLEMTGAHKKNNSNDTSMSEAYFPDWIYKKVESGDNLGVDGVTTEEEEELARKLVMVSLWCIQSDPSDRPSISKVVEMLEGSFQSLQVPPRHFWSSPPRHAHENSPSATQNLSSDRILKMQATEEELSS